Proteins encoded together in one Longimicrobium sp. window:
- a CDS encoding YfhO family protein, with translation MKTARNQAPPPRRAAPPAEPVAGVSLRVAAAIYFGLALLYFFPAFLPGRHIYGTDYLVGSYFMHEFISQRFAAGEMPKWVPHLYGGVPIFANPGSTFYPFRFLVDAVFPVSRIFPALFVIQFGLGGLGTFLLARELRIRSWVALIAGLAFQFTGIIMSWVLAGHDGRIIVATFAPLTFYFLHRGVRTGAVAPFAGMAAAIGFSLLSFQIQNSYYLLLGALIWGVFCLVHLEAFRDRRRLARVLALSAAAVAIAFLMASVNFIPFMDYVDQSPRGMSGGRGYEYSTSWSLPTAEVLALAVPELAGYLDTYRGTNPMKLHTEYAGAVVVVLAALSFAYSRRNRYWQLFLGMFIFFMTVSLGGNTPLYRIYYEVLPGTKRFRAPNLCFFLVVLALVMMAAFALEALAARMEERRARATVRAASGPEAVDPAATWILAGVVGFAVVLGAVAQAGSTPQGVPGPGSAAFRFALFAAAAAGLLWMWMRGSLGSRAAFGLLAALTVVDLWIVDRKFFETVPPPEAMFAADDVAEFLRARPQRDRAWILPFPAGAVYRGQPGNYLMRFDADMAGGEHGNQLQRYNEYVGAGKDVYTDWHNLLGSPAYMNAANVRYLITGTEFQDPRLREVHRGSALVYENTGALPRAFLVGNVVTTAQPDGAIALIGGAGFDPRSTAVVNAEQPVRLPAGPLQGAATVASYAPDRVVVRTQASRQALLVLADNFYADWHARVDGREAPILRTNHTFRGVVVGPGAHEVVFTFEPRSMYTGLWISLACTALLALYGAWLAFAALRGRRRAAAPAPA, from the coding sequence ATGAAGACCGCGCGTAACCAGGCTCCGCCGCCGCGGCGGGCCGCCCCCCCGGCGGAACCCGTGGCCGGCGTTTCCCTTCGGGTCGCCGCCGCGATCTACTTCGGGCTGGCGCTGCTCTACTTCTTCCCCGCCTTCCTTCCCGGCCGGCACATCTACGGGACGGACTACCTGGTGGGCAGCTACTTCATGCACGAGTTCATCTCCCAGCGCTTCGCCGCGGGTGAGATGCCGAAGTGGGTGCCGCACCTGTACGGCGGGGTGCCGATCTTCGCGAACCCGGGGAGCACCTTCTACCCCTTCCGCTTCCTGGTGGACGCCGTCTTTCCGGTGTCCAGGATCTTCCCCGCGCTCTTTGTGATCCAGTTCGGCCTCGGGGGGCTGGGGACGTTCCTGCTGGCGCGCGAGCTCCGCATCCGGAGCTGGGTGGCGCTGATCGCGGGGCTGGCGTTCCAGTTCACCGGCATCATCATGTCGTGGGTGCTGGCCGGGCACGACGGGCGCATCATCGTGGCCACCTTTGCGCCGCTCACCTTCTACTTCCTGCACCGCGGCGTGCGCACGGGGGCCGTGGCGCCCTTTGCCGGGATGGCGGCGGCGATCGGCTTCTCGCTGCTCAGCTTCCAGATCCAGAACTCGTACTACCTGCTGCTGGGGGCGCTGATCTGGGGGGTGTTCTGCCTGGTGCACCTGGAGGCGTTCCGCGACCGGCGGCGGCTGGCGCGGGTGCTGGCGCTCTCGGCGGCGGCGGTGGCCATCGCCTTCCTGATGGCGTCCGTGAACTTCATTCCGTTCATGGACTACGTGGACCAGTCGCCGCGCGGAATGTCTGGCGGTCGCGGCTACGAGTACTCGACGTCGTGGTCGCTGCCCACCGCCGAGGTGCTCGCGCTGGCCGTTCCGGAGCTCGCGGGCTACCTGGACACGTACCGCGGCACCAACCCGATGAAGCTGCACACGGAGTACGCGGGCGCGGTGGTGGTGGTGCTGGCGGCGCTCAGCTTCGCGTACTCGCGGCGGAACCGCTACTGGCAGCTCTTCCTGGGGATGTTCATCTTCTTCATGACGGTGTCGCTGGGCGGAAACACCCCTCTGTACCGCATCTACTACGAGGTGCTGCCGGGCACCAAGCGGTTCCGGGCGCCCAACCTGTGCTTCTTCCTGGTGGTGCTGGCGCTGGTGATGATGGCGGCGTTCGCCCTGGAGGCGCTGGCTGCGCGGATGGAGGAGCGGCGCGCCAGGGCCACCGTCCGCGCGGCGTCGGGCCCCGAGGCCGTGGACCCGGCCGCCACGTGGATCCTCGCGGGAGTGGTGGGTTTCGCGGTGGTGCTGGGGGCAGTGGCGCAGGCGGGCTCCACGCCGCAGGGGGTGCCGGGGCCAGGCTCCGCGGCGTTCCGCTTCGCCCTCTTCGCCGCGGCGGCGGCGGGACTCCTCTGGATGTGGATGCGGGGGTCGCTGGGGTCGCGCGCGGCGTTCGGGCTGCTGGCGGCGCTCACCGTGGTGGACCTGTGGATCGTGGACCGCAAGTTCTTTGAGACGGTGCCGCCTCCGGAGGCGATGTTCGCGGCGGACGACGTGGCGGAGTTCCTCCGCGCCCGACCGCAGCGCGACCGCGCGTGGATCCTCCCCTTCCCCGCCGGCGCCGTGTACCGTGGGCAGCCCGGCAACTACTTGATGCGCTTCGACGCCGACATGGCCGGCGGGGAGCACGGCAACCAGCTGCAGCGCTACAACGAGTACGTGGGCGCCGGGAAGGACGTGTACACGGACTGGCACAACCTGCTGGGAAGCCCCGCGTACATGAACGCCGCCAACGTGCGCTACCTGATCACCGGTACCGAGTTCCAGGACCCGCGCCTTCGCGAGGTGCACCGCGGGAGCGCGCTGGTCTACGAGAACACGGGTGCCCTCCCCCGCGCCTTCCTGGTGGGGAACGTGGTGACCACCGCGCAGCCGGATGGCGCCATCGCCCTGATCGGCGGCGCGGGCTTCGACCCGCGGAGCACCGCCGTGGTCAACGCGGAGCAGCCGGTGCGCCTCCCCGCGGGCCCGCTGCAGGGCGCGGCCACGGTCGCCTCGTACGCGCCCGACCGGGTGGTGGTGCGCACGCAGGCGAGCCGCCAGGCGCTTCTGGTGCTGGCCGACAACTTCTACGCGGACTGGCACGCGCGGGTGGACGGCCGCGAAGCCCCCATCCTGCGCACCAACCACACCTTCCGGGGTGTGGTGGTGGGCCCGGGCGCGCACGAGGTGGTCTTCACCTTCGAGCCGCGCTCGATGTACACCGGGCTGTGGATCTCCCTGGCCTGCACGGCGCTGCTGGCGCTGTACGGCGCGTGGCTCGCCTTCGCGGCGTTGCGCGGGCGGCGCCGCGCGGCGGCCCCGGCGCCCGCATGA
- a CDS encoding lysylphosphatidylglycerol synthase domain-containing protein, with the protein MKVSPAWRRAASALLVAAAVGFLGREIVRSAAGLRSFEWHARPGLLVLSVLALSAVFLWGVAVWRMTLAGFGVDAPFRPLARAWFIANLGRYIPGVVWQFLSLAQLGPAAGLSPVVAVTSLLVQMGFLFLSALLLGVYFIPPEGAGFLAPALPVLRWTAPAAFLLVHPRVIRTVLELVSRVTHRPMLPWNGSWAGGVKLLLLAALTWGMYGVAFYLFLLAFVDVPASTIPALTAMNALAWVVGYLVFFAPGGLGYKELALAALLATVVPRPVAFALAVAARLWTVAAELLPAAFLLRRGAGAEDSTRSA; encoded by the coding sequence ATGAAGGTGAGCCCGGCATGGCGCCGGGCCGCGTCGGCGCTGCTGGTGGCGGCCGCGGTCGGGTTCCTGGGGAGGGAGATCGTACGCAGCGCGGCCGGGTTGAGGAGCTTCGAGTGGCACGCCCGCCCGGGGCTCCTCGTCCTTTCGGTGCTGGCGCTCTCCGCCGTATTCCTGTGGGGTGTGGCGGTGTGGAGGATGACGCTGGCGGGGTTCGGGGTCGACGCTCCCTTTCGGCCGCTCGCCCGCGCCTGGTTCATCGCCAACCTGGGGCGCTACATCCCCGGCGTGGTGTGGCAGTTCCTCAGCCTGGCGCAGCTCGGCCCCGCCGCGGGGCTCTCCCCCGTGGTCGCGGTGACGTCGCTGCTGGTGCAGATGGGGTTCCTCTTCCTGTCGGCGCTCCTGCTGGGGGTCTACTTCATCCCCCCGGAGGGCGCCGGCTTCCTTGCGCCCGCGCTCCCCGTGCTGCGCTGGACCGCGCCCGCCGCGTTCCTCCTGGTGCACCCGCGCGTCATCCGCACGGTGCTGGAGCTGGTCTCGCGCGTCACCCACCGCCCCATGCTTCCTTGGAACGGAAGCTGGGCGGGCGGCGTGAAGCTCCTCCTGCTGGCGGCGTTGACGTGGGGGATGTACGGGGTGGCGTTCTACCTCTTTCTGCTCGCCTTCGTGGACGTCCCCGCGTCCACCATCCCGGCGCTCACGGCGATGAACGCGCTCGCCTGGGTGGTGGGGTACCTGGTCTTCTTTGCGCCGGGCGGGCTGGGCTACAAGGAGCTGGCGCTGGCCGCCCTCCTGGCGACGGTGGTTCCCCGCCCCGTCGCCTTTGCCCTTGCCGTCGCCGCCCGCCTCTGGACCGTCGCCGCCGAGCTCCTTCCCGCCGCCTTCCTCCTGCGCCGCGGCGCCGGCGCCGAGGACTCTACACGATCGGCATGA
- a CDS encoding class I SAM-dependent methyltransferase → MIYLFKRWLKKRVSKDSLVWRTATTVSAVVFYPRTLYRRYSRSSIFNFESEMDMCSLFPQGLLDEAIRIFQPRSVLDLGCGTGRSMEYFHERGIDVYGLEGSELAISKAAHPELIRQVDLNHEVQLGRKFDLVWSYEVVEHIHPDYVQSLMRTFSNHGDNVVLSAARPGQGGQGHFNEQPPEYWIARFAEHGYVCDEEATRRLRAVPEEFSANMLAFRRAAA, encoded by the coding sequence ATGATCTACCTGTTCAAGCGCTGGCTGAAGAAGCGTGTGTCCAAAGACAGCCTTGTGTGGCGCACCGCGACCACCGTGTCCGCCGTCGTGTTCTACCCGCGGACGCTGTACCGGCGCTACTCGCGGAGCAGCATCTTCAACTTCGAGAGCGAGATGGACATGTGCTCGCTCTTCCCGCAGGGGCTGCTGGACGAGGCGATCCGCATCTTCCAGCCCCGCTCCGTGCTGGACCTGGGGTGCGGCACCGGCCGCTCCATGGAGTACTTCCACGAGCGCGGGATCGACGTGTATGGCCTGGAGGGCTCGGAGCTGGCCATCTCCAAGGCCGCGCACCCGGAGCTGATCCGCCAGGTGGACCTGAACCACGAGGTGCAGCTGGGGCGGAAGTTCGACCTGGTGTGGAGCTACGAGGTGGTGGAGCACATCCACCCGGACTACGTGCAGAGCCTCATGCGCACCTTTTCCAACCACGGCGACAACGTGGTGCTCTCCGCGGCGCGGCCGGGGCAGGGGGGGCAGGGGCACTTCAACGAGCAGCCGCCGGAGTACTGGATCGCCCGGTTCGCCGAGCACGGCTACGTCTGCGACGAAGAGGCCACGCGCCGCCTCCGCGCCGTCCCCGAGGAGTTCAGCGCGAACATGCTCGCCTTCCGGCGCGCCGCAGCCTGA
- a CDS encoding methyltransferase domain-containing protein, which yields MNKNDKLLFARFARELFTPETRVLEIGPDRDPSSFRGVVGHEVKAWDTLDFHSRTDVPLTYRATEEYSYPVPDASYDVVLSANVIEHVPRIWVWMKELARICRPGGHVVTINPVSWHYHESPIDCWRIYPAGMRALCEDSGLEVVTSDWGSMDLQWLERMSPRKFREKHFWQRLSGVFVMWNAVTRLPPEGSYDAITVARKPS from the coding sequence GTGAACAAGAACGACAAGCTCCTCTTCGCCCGCTTCGCGCGGGAGCTCTTTACCCCCGAGACGCGCGTGCTGGAGATCGGGCCCGACCGCGACCCGTCGTCGTTCCGCGGGGTGGTGGGGCACGAGGTGAAGGCGTGGGACACCCTCGACTTCCACTCCCGCACCGACGTGCCGCTCACGTACCGGGCCACGGAGGAGTACAGCTACCCCGTGCCCGACGCGTCGTACGACGTGGTCCTTTCGGCCAACGTGATCGAGCACGTTCCCCGCATCTGGGTGTGGATGAAGGAGCTGGCGCGCATCTGCCGGCCGGGGGGGCACGTCGTCACCATCAACCCGGTGAGCTGGCACTACCACGAGTCGCCCATCGACTGCTGGCGCATCTACCCCGCGGGGATGAGGGCGCTCTGCGAGGACTCCGGGCTGGAGGTGGTGACCTCCGACTGGGGGAGCATGGACCTGCAGTGGCTGGAGCGGATGAGCCCGCGCAAGTTCCGCGAGAAGCACTTCTGGCAGCGGCTCTCGGGGGTGTTCGTGATGTGGAACGCCGTCACCCGCCTTCCACCGGAGGGCTCGTACGACGCAATCACGGTGGCGCGGAAGCCCTCCTGA